Proteins from one Desulfonema limicola genomic window:
- a CDS encoding phosphopantetheine-binding protein: MEKLIEELKVKIIKTLNLVDISPEDIKPDEPLVGGELGIDSIDILELVMMIEKDYSIKIDNKELGAKVFSSLRTLAAHINKNFSELN; this comes from the coding sequence ATGGAAAAATTAATAGAAGAACTAAAGGTAAAAATTATTAAAACACTTAACCTGGTTGATATCTCTCCTGAAGATATTAAACCTGATGAACCCCTTGTCGGCGGGGAACTGGGTATTGATTCCATTGATATACTTGAACTGGTTATGATGATAGAAAAAGATTATTCAATAAAGATTGACAATAAAGAGCTTGGAGCAAAGGTTTTTTCAAGCCTGCGCACCCTGGCTGCCCATATTAATAAAAATTTTTCGGAGCTTAATTAA